Within the Thermus albus genome, the region AAGAAAAGGCCCAGGACCACCCCCAAGAGGGTACGGCCCAGGTGGTAGTGCACCCCCTCGTAGATGAGGCCGAAGCTGGCGGCCAGCATGAGCCCGGCGGCGGCGGCGTTGGCCAGGCCCAGGTGGTGGGCGAGGATCTTTCGGGTGAAGACGAAGGGAATGGCCCCTAGACCGGTGGCGATGGCGGTGAGGAGGGCGTACAGGAAGACGGTCCAAGGGGAGATGGATAGAGGTTCCATGGCCTTGATATTACTGCAAGTGATTATTGTTAGCAATAAGCCAATCCCGGACCGCCTGGGCCCCGGCTTCCCGGTCCCGGTCCAAGAGGAGGTCATGCCCGCTTTCCGGGAAGACCAGGTAATCCTTCTTAGGGCTTCCCAAAAGGGCGTGGTAGCCCCGGACCCCGGCAGGGTCCACCACCTTGTCCCGGCCGGCCTCCACCACCAAGGCAGGGGCCTTCACCTGGGGTAGGACCTCGGGGGTGCGGCGCATCAGGGCCAAAAGCTGGAGGAGGGTCCGGGTGGGGAAGTAGGGGTAGTTGGGGTTTTGCTTCCTAAGCTCAGGGTCCTGGATGGAATCGGGGCCAGGAAAACGGGGGATGAACCAGGCCAAGAGGGGAGCCAGGGGGGCAAGGGGGTGTTTGAGGGCCAGGGCTGGGGCCAGGGCCACCAGGGCCTGGGTGGGGCTTTCCGCGGCCAGGTGGGCGGCTAGGAGGGCGCCCATGGAAAGCCCCACCACCCCTCGAGGCTCGGGTAGCTTCTGGTATGCCTCCTGGGCCACCGCCAGCCAGTCCTGCCAGCGCACCCGAAGAAGGTCCTCTGGCCGGGTGCCGTGGCCTGGTAGGGCCGGTTGAACCACGGTAAAACCGGCTTCCCGCAACACCCTGGGCAAGGGGCCCAGGGTGAGGACGGGGTGGGAGGTAAAGCCGTGGAGCAAGAGGAGATGCATACCTAAGGATACCCCGCCTGGACGCTGGGGAGGGGGCATGGTAAAACGGTAAGGAATGCTGGGTGAGC harbors:
- a CDS encoding alpha/beta hydrolase; this translates as MHLLLLHGFTSHPVLTLGPLPRVLREAGFTVVQPALPGHGTRPEDLLRVRWQDWLAVAQEAYQKLPEPRGVVGLSMGALLAAHLAAESPTQALVALAPALALKHPLAPLAPLLAWFIPRFPGPDSIQDPELRKQNPNYPYFPTRTLLQLLALMRRTPEVLPQVKAPALVVEAGRDKVVDPAGVRGYHALLGSPKKDYLVFPESGHDLLLDRDREAGAQAVRDWLIANNNHLQ